Genomic window (Capricornis sumatraensis isolate serow.1 chromosome 1, serow.2, whole genome shotgun sequence):
gtcatagtgttagtcactcaatcttgtccacctctttgcaaccccatggactgtagcctgccaggttcctctgtccatggaattctccaggcaagaatactggagtgggtggccattcccttctccaggggatcttcctgacgcagggattgagcccagctctcctgctttgcagacagattctctaccatctgagccaccaacaaagccgtgtgtgtgtgtatgtgttttcatCTCCTCTTGGGCATTTCTTTCTATACTGTCTCATGTATCTAGGATTGTAAAGGGTTATTATGGAGCAGTTTTGTATTTGTCTCTGCCGGCAGCCTTCAGGTTTTCGTGATTTGAGCCAGCTTTTCTATTGCTATCTGTTTCAGTTTCCAGCACTATTCATGAATGCACATTTGGCCTACATGCCTGTGCACAGTTCAGTTTGGGGGATACATCATGTGAGTGGTAATCATTCTTCTCTCTCCCCTAATTCTCAAGCTAATGAGAGGAGATATTCTAGAATCCTTTTCAAAGCAGCAAATCTCTTCTGGAATCCTGGCTGTATGTTAACCCCAACTCCACTGCTTGGAATCTCAGCTCCCTTTTCAGCTCCAATATTAAAGTCCCAGCCCTTAAGTTCAACTTCTGATTCCACTTCTTCAGTTGCCTCTTTAGCCTCACTCTTTACTCACCACTTTTTAGCATTCTCTTTATTTCTGGTATTTGagaattttaatttcttgttttaGTGCTTAGTTGTATATTTcaacttttgaaatatattttattgagctTTTATCTGTGTTAGGCATGATTGGTGTTTTCCATGTCAACTTAGTCCATCATAGTGATAAAAAGTCTggtaaagagaattttaaatccCCAAAGCAATAGAATGAAAATCTTTCAATAAAAGTGTTGAAATTATTTGCTTTGATGCTTCTTATACTGTCTTTGTTTACTCATTTGTGATGAGCCAGCATTGCCCTGTGGTTGACATTTTGGAATTAATGGACAAGAGTATTGGGATTAGATTCAGGTCCTCGCGCTGTTGCTTGGTAATTGCAGACTTGGGGAAATTACTTAAATTCTCTGAACCTATGATTAGCTGTAAATTTGACATAGTATTATTTGCCTGCTTCATAGAAGTTTTATAAGGGTCAAATGAGATATTAgactaaaaaatatattaaagcttAAATCACATAATGTAAATTTATGGTATTATTAATAGCAGtgtcagggattgaaaccattaACACATTCATTAAgaaggttttaaaatattatgtgaaGAATTATGGTTTGTttgatttgttattgttgtttagttgctgagttgtgtccaactctctgtgacccccattaATGAAACTTTTACCTGTCTCCTGGTAAAAGCTATCATTCTATGAAAATACCTAATAAGGGAACTACATGGAAACATTCAAATATTCTGGCAAAATTTAAGAGCAGCACTTACACTGACAGGCAGTTATAAGTTTAATAGACTATAGAATTCATTGTGGAGAGACTCTTAGCAGTTAGAAACAGAATTGAACCTGAAAGTCATCAttgcattttgttattgtttattcaAACAATGGATACTGAAAGTCCAATTACTATTTTGTACGGAAACATAAAACCTTTATATAATGCAGAAAAGATGTCCTCATacttgaaaatattgaaaatgacaGACCTAGCCTATGGCAGTAGTCCACTAACTGGATCCAGACCCTCTATCCTTCACTAAAGCATGTTGTCTAAGGCAGAAGGACTGTAGCAATGCTCAGTGATTATCAGTCAACTGCGAGGTCTATCTCAGAGTATCTGTGGTCTACTCATAATTAAAGTACTAAGTTTACAAATGATttacttaaagaaaattaaagattgaCTCAAGATGGCAGACCGATGATATACCTTCATCACTGCATACTAAAtctcatgtgtgtgtgagtcactcagtcatatccaactcttttgcagccccatggttggggcccgtcaggctcctccatcatgggattttttaggaaagaatactggagtgggttgccattcccttctccaggggattttcccgacccagggactgaacccaggtctcccgctcctgcatggcaggcaggttctttactgtctgagccactgattTGGGCTAAATCTCATAAAAATAGTTAAATGTTGGAATTCTTTTAGTCTGCTTTGTAACGAGACACCAGCTATTCCAGAGTTCTAGCTTTATGCAAATTTCAGTTCCAGCTCTCTACTTTGGAGGCTATAAGGTTCCAATTCTGTTCCAATGTGAATTAAAATTCAAGtccaaagccttttttttttttaaatagtgtgttcagttcagttcagtcgctcagtcatgtccgactctttgcgaccccatgaaatgcagcacgccaggcctccctgttcatcaccatctcccggagttcactcagactcatgtccatcgagtccgtgatgccatccagccatctcatcctcggtcgtccccttctcctcctgcccccaatccctcccagcatcagagtcttttccaatgagtcaactcttcacatgaggtggccaaagtactggagtttcagctttagcatcattccttccaaagaaatcccagggttggtctccttcagaatggactggctggatttccttgcagtccaagggactctcaagagtcttctccagcaccacagttcaaaagcatcaattcttcggctctcagccttcttcacagtccaactctcacatccatacatgaccacaggaaaaaccatagccttgactagatggaccttagtcggcaaagtaatatttctgcttttgaatatactatctaggttggtcataactttcctgccaaggagtaagcgtcttttaatttcatggcttcagtcaccatctgcagtgattttggagcccaaaaaaataaagtctgacactgtttccactgtttctccatctatttcccatgaagtgatgggactggatgctgtgatcttcgttttctgaatgttgagctttaagccaactttttcactctcctctttcaccttcatcaagagggtttttagctcctcttcactttctgccataagggtggtgtcatctgcatatctgaggttattgatatttctcccggcaatgttgattccagcttgtgttttttccagtccagcgtttctcatgatgtactctgcatagaagttaaataagcagggtgacaacatacagccttgacgtactccttttcctatttgtgtgtactttaacaaattttttttcaagtccaTAGCCTTTAAGACCTCTCTCCAAATCTTCTAACAACCTCCATTCCTTTCCCCAACACACCAAAGCATGTTAAAATAATGAGGTAgtctacaaatgaacttatttacaaaacagaaacagattgacagaaaaaaacaaacttatggttaccaaagggaaaagaggattgggtaggggtaaattaggagtttgggattgtcagatatgaattattatatataaaatagacagggTCCTCTGGtacagggaagtatattcaatatcctgtaataaaccaagATGAAAAAggaatatgtacatgtatgtataactgaatcactttgctgtacaccagaaactagcacagctttattataaatcagctatacctcaataaaaaaaataataaggtagTCCAGATGTGTTGACAAGCAGAGATCTTCACGATAGGAACTGATACATAAAATAAGTGAGTTCTCTATTTTGGAATTAAGGGTTTCTCTGTTTTGTGAGCTGGGCTATGAATTTTATTGTTCCATTTTATTCagcattttaatgtatttgtaaTGAAAGGGATTCACTATTTGGTTTAATCTGCCATGTTTTAAGAAGCAGAAGTCCCCAGtacacaaatatttaataatggCATTTGGTTGTTTGCAGTCTATTAAAATGTCTTTAGTGAAGGAATAGAAATATACCTAGAGTCTTACCAGTACTATGGATAATAGAGTGCAACTGATAAGTTCCCCTGGAAAGTTGTTGTGTACATAAATACTCTTTTAGGCATCAGAGGAATACTTTACCTACTTCCGCTTGTGTGCAACACAATACAACAAgcttataatatatacattttttggcACAAAATGTATCAAAGAGAATAACTGGAAGAATTAACCATAGCAAACTGAGCCAAAAAGGCAAAGAGTGAGTTAGTGCTAGAAATAATTTAAGTAAAATAGAAATCAGTTTAGGAAATATTTTGATATTCTAGGTACTCATGTCTTTGAATTAAGTGGGTATGTTTGTGTATCTTGTACTGGGAGGaatgtttttagttttctcaCTCTTAACTGTGCATAAAAGGGTTCAAAATTTTAGAATAAGGAGGAAAATTCAAGTATATGGAAGAATGTTAtccttaaatttaaattttatttatagtaatagTGATGATGGTTACGTTGATCACTGATCAGTGTGCATGATCTCATGCTTAATATCCTTATGAAGTTGCTATTATCctaattttatggatgaggaaactgaattctAGAGAGTTTAAGTAATTTATCCAAGATCACATCGCTTATATGTGCTGGAGCCAAAATTTCAACCCCAGTTTGATTCTAAAGCCATGATTAACGACTATCTAACAGGGCCTCTTATATTTGTTAATTACATCCATTGCTGTACAAAACAAAGttgttatatttataaatatgacgTAGAAATATGTCTTATGTCCATCACTCATTGAAGACCACACTTGAATTTTTGGTGTATTTTATTATCCCTTTTTCATCGTCccattttatataaattgtaatttttgaggttattgatcaaagaaaaaacaaacttgaGGGCCTGTATGATGATTCTGAAATTTCTCTATgttccaaggtttttttttttttctaaagaaggtAATTTATCCTGATTTGTCTTGACTTTTTATTGGTGGACTTAAAGGATCATGCCTGGTGAGAAGAGCATTTACCACGGCTATTTGAAAGACTTTTACAGTCTTCTCCCTTTTCTCAGGCCTTCTGGGGGAGGCGTTGGCTGCCACTCTGATGTCTGTTTCTGATAAGTGAGTTTTAGTCTCTAACAACTCCTGGGAATTTTGTCGGCAGAGACCGGGTGAGATCATTTTGCTTTCCGCTGagtttcctttctctgtttttttggACTGTTCTGATGAGCGTGACCCTGAAGCATTCAGTAATACCTCTGTTCTCTCAGGAACTGTTGGCCTACTCCCTGGTTTTATCTCTGTCTGCACAAAAACTCCATGTCtctggaaaggaaaacaaaattgatgTTAACCAGGGCACACAAGTTGCTGGAAGATGCAGCTGTGACCTGAGTTCATGTATTAGCTCAAGTCCTGGTTGAAACAGGCTCTTACTTCTCTGCCTGTTCATTAGCTGTCACCTTAGTCTGAAACTGTAGACTGCAGCAGCATAATTATTATCGGTGAACCATTCAAACAAAGTATGAACAAAGGTGCACCAGAAAAtgaacaggaaaggaaaagcaaagtcaGAGGAGCATCTCATTATCTCTCATTCTCAATTTTTCTGTCATTTGGATTGTATGAGACTATTCATATCAAGTTTCCTTTCTTGCTCTTTGGGTTGCtatggaaacagtagaaactgcaGTTTAAAGACCTAAGGATTTATGATTGCATCGCAAACATCTATTAGTTCCAACAACTAATAGTTGTGAAATGTTATTGTTAGCCATcatgaaatatgaaaacaaacatctgtagttggtaaaaaaaaaaaataatccagcAATTGGCTGTTACATCATTGTTTAAATTTATAAACCTGATATGCATCCCCCTGTGACATATATACAGAAATTTATCAAATtgctttgctttcagttcagttcagttgttcagtcgtgtctgactctttgcaaccccatgaatcgcagcacaccaggcctccctgtccatcaccaactcccagagttcacccaaactcatgtacatcgagtcggtgatgccatccaaccatttcatcctgttgtccccttctcctcctgcccccaatccctcccagcatcagggtcttttccaatgagtcaattctttgcatcaggtggccaaaggattggagtttcagcctcagcatcagtccttccaatgaacacccaggactcatctcctttagaatggactggttggatctctttgcagtccaagggactctcaagagtcttcttcaacaccacagtccaaaagcattaattcttcggtgctcagccttcttcacagtccaactctcacatccatacatgaccactggaaaaaccatagccttgactagatggacatttgttggcaaagtaatatttctgcttttgaatatgctatctaggttggtcataactttccttccaaggagtaagcatcttttaatttcatggctgcagtcaccatctgcagtgattttggagcccccaaaaataaagttcgacactgtttccactgtttccccatctatttgccatgaagtgatgggaccagatgccatgatatttgttttctgaatgttgagctttaagccaactttttcactctcctctttcactttcatcaagagactttttagttcctcttcactttctgccataagggtggtgtcatctgcatatctgagactattgatatttctccccacaatcttgattccagtttgtgcttcttccagcccagcgtttctcatgaagtactctgcatattagttaaataagcagggtgacagtatacagccttgacatactccttttcctatttggaacttgCTTTATGTTAAGTGAATGATTTTACTAATTTGAACCAAATTCCAAATACTGTGATCCAAAATGATGATATCATTCTTTAGTTTTGATGATGACATGTGTTTAAGATTTTTATCCTCCTAATAACCATGTTAGTTTGTGTAAATCAACTTTGAGAAAGATGATTGTGACTTGAAAAAGCTTGGAGTTCTAGCATAAATCTATCCACCATCATAAAGTATTAAATAATTGATTCTAAATACTGTCTCACCTTTCCCCGAATGGGCTCATTGGGTGTTTTCCTGGCATCATATTGATGTATAAAAGAGATGCGCTCTCTAAAGTTCCTTTGAAGTTCTGCTGATGCATCGGGAGAGACAAGTGGAACTGAGGGGGAAAAAGATTTTCTGAAGGTCAGGATACAAGTTAGATTTGTATATGGAAACAtaagtatttataatattttgctttataaagAATGTGAATGAAACTAAATTGTTTTAAGTATGCAAGTTTACCTAAACACGTCTAAATAATACTATGATAGATTTATCATTCTTTCTCTATGAGAAGAACCAAATCAAAACAACCAAATTAGCCCCACATGTGGAGTTGCTAGTAATTTAAAAAGCTAATATTAATGcaattcagtttagtttagtccctcagttgtgtccaactctgcaaccccatggactgcagcacaccaggcttccctgtccattactaactccaggagcttgctcaaactcatgtctcgagttggtgatgccatccaaccatctcatcctttgttgtcccttctcctcttgccttcaatctttcccaccataagggccttttccagtgagtaaactcttcacatcaggtggccaaagtattgttggagtttcagcttcagcatcaatccttccaatgaatattcaggactgacttcctttaggattaactggtttgatctccttgcagtccaagggacgctcaagagtcttctccaacaccacagtttaaaagcatcaattctttggtgctcagctttttttatagtccgactctgacatcgatacatgactactggaaaaaccatagctttgatggcTTTTAAAAACCTACTGTTAGATCTGCTTCTTGCACATATACCAACCAAAGTGCTAGGAAAGCATAAGTACAATTTatttgtcaggtttttttttttttactactagaAAGGTTTGAGAAATTTATGCACAAATTGCTCTCAGATAGCACTGACAGATCAACTGGAAGATGCCAGGGCTGCTGCACCTAGAATTAAACACATAATTCTTTTCATTTCCCATTAACAGAGGCTCTGAAACTTTGCAAGAGTATTAAGCTCtctaaaaatcactttaaaataatcttttaatgtGGGTAATAGCTATCTATGAAGGGGTTTATTATGTTGGACTCTCAATGttgaaactttttaatttttaaaactcactttatttctgcttttagcaCACAATGTTATATAAGCAGTCAGAGTAACACCCAGTTTAGTGACATAAAATTCTgtcaaggaaaaaattaaaactttctcttttttatagaatagcattgaaacatatatattatcatatgtgaaacagatcgccaatccaggtttgatgcatgagacagagtgctcagggctggtgcactgggatgaccctgagggatgggatggggagggaggaggaaggggtgttcaggatgggaagcagatgtacacccatggctgattcatgtcaatgtatgggaaaacccactacaatattgtaattagcctccaattaaaataaatgaattaattttaaaaataaataaacatttctcctttTTATAGAAAAGACATACATAAGGTAATTACATACATATCACTACCATATCTATCGAGTGATAACAAGAAACTGGTAACAGTGGTTGCTGCAGGAGAATGGAGTTAGCAGACTGGAGGATGGAGGTGGAGAAAGGTGGATTCACTTTAACTCTTTGTCCTATTGTACCATTTGAATTTTGTACCATATGCATGTAttcactattaaaaaataaaatttaatttaaaaaatgcctttaaaattaGGGAGtgcatataaaaaggaaaaatgttagtaaatttacatttattaagtATTCACAAATTCAGTTCAATAGTCAGACATTAAATATAAACTAATTTTACTAGCAGGAATGAAGCATTCAAACATTTATATATTACATGGTATGAGATGGCATTCTTTTCCAGCTACCAGGAAAAAATGCTAATTGATAACATTTCCTTGATTTCTAACTGAGATCAGATACTCAAAACTCATTTTCTACCTTATCATTacctttcctttaggatttgctaTCACACAAAAGATAGCAGGTGCCAAAAATTTGTGGACAACCACTAAACTGAGAAAATTCCAACCATAACATATTCTTCTACCAATTTGGAAAAGACTGTCAGTTTTAGGGTAAATGTCACGGTACAGCTCACAGAATGTTAATGTTTCCAGGAACATAATCTGATAACTTTGTGAATAAAATGAAGCTCTTCTAATTTGAGGCATTAATTAGGTGGAGTCAATGGAGTATCCAAAGCATGGGCTTTGGGAAAAGATAGACGTgttttcaaattccagctctccCACATATCCCACCTGTGTCACTTTGGACAAATCACTTCTGtctctaaaatgaggataataatacttCCCTTTCAGAGCTGTGGGGATTAAAGATAGTGTCTATAAAGTCTCCAGGATGATGGACCAAATTAGAAAGGGATTTCCAAGTTAGGCTGCAGGAGAGCTCTTTCATATCCTGACAAAAGGGAAACCATCAGGCATGAATTCAATGAACTATCAAAAGACTGTGAGAAAACTAAAGAGTTTAGTAAACCAGTATGAAGGGTTGGTGGCAGCTTGGGCTGGAGGATAGGAGATCCGAAATAGCCAGTGGAGAATGGGTTGAGAGCTTTTCAGATCTGCTCTTGACTTTCCCCTGCCTTGCCTTAGGAAGATCATTGTTTGCCTGAAGGCAGCAGAAACTGGCAGCAACAGTCTAGCCATCTGTTGTCGACTTAGTGACATCATTGAAACAGTACAGAAATCCCTCCAGGGTAAGAAGCGGATGAAAATGGACGCATGCGGCCCCCTtgggcatttcctcctccagcattcCCCTAGCAACTGTCAGTGCTGGTGGATTAAAAACATCAAGAGCTTTCTCTCAGTGATGCCTCTTTTCAGGAGTTTAAAGGAGAAAGGAGTGGAGACCTGACTAGAGGATTGGTCTCAGTAGGGACAAAAAATAGAGATGGTCAAAACTGGTTTTGTGGGGCCTGACTCACAGCTGGCCCAGCTTGACCTTCATCTTCTTGCCTTAAATTCATTGGGAGGCACGCAATCCAAGCCCTGGTCTTTAGTCTTGCCCTCATAGAGGTTGATAATTCCCCTTGTGGAATATGACCTAAAGTTAAACTAGAGAGACACTGTAAAAGAAagacaacaaaatttaaaacgTGTGTGAAGGAGAATTATTAGAACCTATGCACCAAGAATAGAATAAGCATAACAAATATCCTCAAAGATATAGAAGGTATTAATAATAAAGCAAGAAtgagaacataaaaaagaatcatgtaaaatattagaaatgaaaaattagtaGTTGAAATGGAAATGATGAGATAAATAACATTTATGAACTAGAAAGTCAGACTGAGATGCTCTCCTAGAAGACATCTGGAAaggttaaaagaataaaattaaaaagctaagAGACATGGATGATAGAAATACTAATACTAGAATTCAGGAAATCtagaagacagaaaatgaaatgtttaagGATGATAAATATATTAGAATTAAAATCCAGAGGCCTCAGAGTGAAAGGGGTCACAGATTACCAAACAGGTAGCAGGGTCAGAAGTAAGATGGAGCAGGTGAGGCCCATGGGATGCAAATTTAAGGAGGCACTTGCACAATGCTGGGAGTGAGTGCGTCCTTACATTTTGCACCCTAGATCTCTCATTTGGCTCACACTCCTCCAAATCCTGCATggtagataaagaaaaaaaacttaccTTAGACATTTTATAGAGAAATTTAAAGTCATgtgagacaaagaaaaaattttaaatgttttcaaagagGAGAGGTAGATTACCAGCAAAAGAGTAAATAAGCAGATTTATATCAAACTTGATAACAACAACATTGGACACATgataacaatattttttaaatattaaagggaaaaatctTTAAGCCTGGATTTTCTATATCCAGCCAAACTGTCATTTAATTATGAAGCCAGAATAAAAAATATTCGGAGGCAAAGAAGGCCTCCGAATATTTTCCTGTAAAACAGATCacttcaaaaaatttctagaggaAGAACTCAAGAATAGAAATAAATCAAGAAGGGTTTATGTTTAAACCCTTATGTGCCTAAGGTTTATGGTCAACTTGAGTTTAAATATCAAAGAATAAGTGAAAGTTACTATctactattatatttaaaaatgaaaggcttaaggaaagaaatatctttaaatttataATGTTAAAACTAGAATATTAATTTAAATCATAAGTAACTATAAACTCTTTCTGTATACAAAGAATcccttaaaacataaaaaagatcTACTGAAACATGAGCCCTTCAAAGGATTAACAACTGGCTTACTTGCACACTTGACGTAACAGTAGAATCCAGATGACAGTGAAATAATACCTTCCTGGTATAAAAGCTAAGTAACTGTGAatctagaattctatatccagctaTACTTTCATTCATTAAAGAGTGAGGGCAATTTAGTTTACACAGTTTCAGACAAAGAGAGGTCACGAGTTGGCCATTCCTAAATTCTAATGGAAAGAACTATTTAAAGACATTGAACTAGTGTGTTACACTGATGGCCCCAAAGAATCAGGCCTTCCAGTATTCACATCCTTGCACAGTCCCTCTGTGAATGTGAACTGGCATTGTGATTAACTTCAGTCAATTGGAGGCAGAAGCAATATCATGCCAGTTCCAGGATAATGTTTAAGAAAACACTGTGTTCTTGAGAGCCCTGAACTGCCATGTAAGAAGTCCATCTACCCTGCTAGAGAAACCACATTCAGAGACCAAATGCAGAAGGAGAGGCCCAATTATTCCAGCATCCTAGCTGAGTTCCGTCCTCAGACGACCTGTCAACTAAATTAAGCCACTCAAGTGCCCACAGATAAGACCAGCCAAAGAACTGCCCAGCTGAGCACAGCCCAGATTGCAGAATCATgagcaaataaaataattgttGTTTTAAGCAACTAAATGTTGGAGTGACTTGTTAGGCAGATAACAGCCAGAAAGACTTCAGAAGGAAGTTAATTAAATCATCTTTTAAATAGGACCTCCCAGAATCTTttaagtaacttaaaaaaatatcttcatggaGATTAATAAAGAGGCAAGGAAGGCAATCTAGAGTATTACAGAAAGAAGTTCCTTACCCAGACATTATTAAAAGTAGACATAACTACCATATTCATTTATGCAAATATATGAGATTTTAAAGTAAGCCCACAGTAGTGAAGATCATCTAAGTGGGAAAAcatcaaagaagatattcaaGTTCTTAGTGGTTACTTAAGAATTCAAATTGGACCCAAAATAATTACTTAAAAGAAGCCTTGTTAGATGAGGCTTCCAAAAGTAAGGCAAAGtctatgaaaaatatttgaaatccaCTCTCTGTTTCTTGGAAACTTCTAATTAAAATAGGAATTTTCCAAACAAGTTGGTGTCTAGCCATCTATATTTTATCAACAAAGGCAGGATTTGTTCAAGCACACAACTTGCTCCTCATATTAATGGGAACTTAGcagtttttactttgaaaaatgttCTTAACTTTTTGTTTGTATCTActtaagaaagcattcctcagtatAATTTTTCTATTAGAAACCCCATTCTTCAAAGTAGgatttattttcatcttaaataAAAGATTATTAATGTAAAAACAACAGTACAGATTTTCaaaatacagtgaaaaataaGAAACTTGAATACAATTATAGCAAGAAATCATTGTCATACCCTGATACAAAAGAAGCAACACAAACTAAAacctattttagaaaaatatttttagcacTGTATCTGAATTTGCAAGAATGGTAAAATATCAAGTAATTTATAACCAgtcaaaatttcatttaaattagaAATACCTCCCTTATAAACTAGATCAGCTTTTCcaatttataaagttttattatataaaaCCAAAAGTGAACACTTACTTCTACAGCGACTCAGATATGATGGAGTATAGCCATTTGTTAAACTGACCATGGATGGCAGCCAGGAAATTGTGTGGTGGTACAAGACATAAAGGGCACTTTCATTATCAGCACAAGATGACATTACTAAAATGCCAAAAGCCAGGCGTAATTAAGTGGGCTGATGGAAAAGAATAACTATGAGATGACTTTTGTTAGTAACGCATGTTTATATACATGTTTTCTGtctgtatgcatatatgtaaatatgtacacatgtatatatacattaaaaatctgACATATACAGACTGgtttgtatatacattttaaaatgttatataaactAAAATCATTCTCATCTAGTATCCAAACACCATCTAAACTGAATAAATTGCAGGTTTATGTTGTGTGTTATTAGTTTAAGTTATATTATGACTTTAAATAATCTACTGAATAATATGAATTATCATTTAacttaataaataattgttgagtCTGGGCATAGTGGTAGGACCTGGAATATAGTAATGATCTTGGCAATGAGAAATACCAATAAAAGaacaagagagagaggaagagacagaaagaggaaaaagatagTACAGTGAtagtaaagaaattaaaatgtcttaaagccttaaggaaacaaaagagaactAAATATGAGCAAAGATACTAACAAATTTGGAAGTTGGGAAGCAGATGGATAAGTGGCAATTGACTTGAGTAGATCCCAGAAAACTGGAAGCTAAGTGCttgtggaggaggaggtggggtgaAAATCAATCTAGTTC
Coding sequences:
- the CIMIP6 gene encoding uncharacterized protein C2orf73 homolog, translated to MEGKEDKQQQHKIEDVGILYVTEKEEFKHEKKPGKSIQHSKPCVGRGRVYYAKFINTNVRTCNEPVPYIDVKNEPENQGDWWPHGKGLENPFQPPYDTKSTQRSDFKKPTCPLVSPVKYSKLQKPSYGIVPLVSPDASAELQRNFRERISFIHQYDARKTPNEPIRGKRHGVFVQTEIKPGSRPTVPERTEVLLNASGSRSSEQSKKTEKGNSAESKMISPGLCRQNSQELLETKTHLSETDIRVAANASPRRPEKREKTVKVFQIAVVNALLTRHDPLSPPIKSQDKSG